The genomic region CTGGATAATTTTCGGTAAAAGGCAGATTGAAAAACCGATCTACGCCTCCATCAGCCTTCTATTTTTTTACCTTGCCGAATACACAGACCTGTTCAATCCCATAATTACATCCCTGGATTATCACAGACTTTTTCACATGTTCAGTATTATGAGTTTCAACCTCGGAACCATAATCGGGATGCGCTACTATGTTCATTACATTAACCGAGATACAAATAAGCTCTCTAAACTAGCCTGTACAGATGGGCTGACAGGTCTCGAAAACAAACGTTTCCTTGAGCAGACAGGAGAACTTGATTTCGATATGATACGGCGGGCCGGTAAAAACCTGAGTGTTCTGATGATAGACCTGGATCATTTCAAGGCAGTCAATGACAACTACGGCCATGATGCGGGTGACAATATTCTCAGGGAAGTCGGAAAGACTCTAAAATCCTCTTTCAGATCAGCTGACAGAGTATGCCGATTCGGCGGTGAAGAATTTATTGTCCTCTTAAAAGGAACCGGTCCCCAGGACAGTCTGAGAATTGCCGAAGAACTCCGTCAGAAGATAGAGAATCTGGAATTTCCGGTTTATGCAGGTTTGAAACTGACAACCAGTATCGGCATTGCCCATATGAGCGACGAAGATGCCAGTCTTAAAAAGATGACCCTCCGTGCCGACAAGGCCCTCTACTACGCCAAAGAGGCCGGAAGAAACTGTGTGAAAAATGATCAGAACAGTTCCATGCCATCGTCTCAATGTATTTAAAATAGATCCAGAATCATCTCCACCATCTTATCAGCCCCGTCATAGGGTCCCCCATAGTCTTTATTATGATCCAGACGCCAGTGCTGCTCGTTGCCTTTTCTGGGTTGAGGAAAATACAATGAAGGGATTCCATGGGCTTTTGTTTCATAAAAGAAATTATATCCACAGCCCCCAATAGAAAAATCCACACCTGACATGTAATGGGACAAAGGAAAAATCTGTCTTGATATTTCATCATCAAAAGTACTGATTGATCGGAAACAATATTCTTCAGGATCAATTTTGATTTCTTTGAGAATAGTATCCAACTCTCCTTCAAAGCCATTATGGGCCAATAATGCTAATTTCTTATCCTCAGGAACCTTCAGAACCTGCCTGATAATCTTTTCTTCATAATTACTTGAAGGGTGTACATTTATTGTTGGATGTAGACTAATACAGCCCTCGATTGAGAAAGAAGGTTCAATCGTAAAAGCAAGATCATATTCCTCAGGATCAAAAGAATGAATCAATCCATCAACCGAAGGAATATGTAAGATTTCATCATGTACATAACGAAACAGAATGACCTTCTTTGCTTTAAAATCATCAAGAATGGGTCTTAAGATCAACCAGTTCATATCTGAAATTATCAAATCCGGATCAATATGTTTTAGAATATTATAGATAGCTGTGTTTTTATCATCAAGGAATATTTTTTCTGGCTCGATCAATACCTGATAGATTTCCAAGTCCTTATAGCAGTCCCCCACATCAAGGGGTGAATCTGTAATAATTGTAAACAAGTAAGGTTCGGCAGCATTTCTTTTAAAGCTTTCAAATATTGAAAAGGCTCTGGCAAGGTGCCCGGCCCCTCCACCAAAACTCAGTATAACTATGTTCATAGGCTACATTCTAAAGCAGGGCTAACAATTTCTCTACTAAAATATCTGCACCATTAAAAGGCCCTTCATAATCAATGCAATGCTCAAAGCGCCAATGCTGCTCATTTCCAATCCTGGGCTGGGGAATATAAATTGTGGGAATCTTGTAGAATTTAGTCTCATAGAAAAAATGATATCCACATCCCCCAATGGCCAGATCTATACCACTCATATAATGGGACAGAGGAAAGAGCTTCTTCGAAACATCATCAAAAGACGAAATGGATCTTAGACAATACTCATCTGGATCAATATCTGCATTTTTTAAAATATCTTCAATCTCACCTTCATGACCGTTATGTGCTACCAAGGCAAGCTTCTTGTTATCAGGAACCTCCAGCACAGATCTGATTATCTCAGGAGGCTGAAGGTTTGATTGGTGAATGTTAATGACAGGAGGAATATTGAGGCAACCATCCTGATGAAAATGGGGATCAATGGTACAAGGCAGATCATAGTCTTCTGCTTGAAAGGAATGAGAGATTCCATCATCCAGAGGAGGAGTCTGAAACCACTGTTGTGGAAGAAACCAGAAATAGATAGCCGTCTTTGCACTAAACTCATGGAGAAAGGGTTTAACCGGAAACCAGATATTATCAACAATGATCAAATCAGGATCGATATGCTTCAAATACTGATAGAGCATGGTCTCCCTATCTCTACCCCACATCTTCTCAGGTTCCGCTACAATGGGAATAACTTCAAGAGTCTCATCCACAAAGGGAAGTTCTATAACAGAGTCCGTGAGTAAAGAATAGTGAAACGGCTCCTTTAGATAAATCTTGAAAGTCTGCCATAAAGTAAGTCCACCAAAGATGTGCCCCCCACCGGAACCAAAGTGGAGGGATGCTATTTTTATCAATAAACCAAGCCGGACGGATCAAAATAGTAGAACATAGACTGATTTGCACCAGAAGGATTCGACATAAAGGCTTTAATATCAGGAGTTAAATCTGAAGGACTATTCATTCTCAGCATTGTCTTATCTATAATACTTGACGTAGTTTCATTAACTATATAGAACTTATTGTTTGGCAATATGCCAATAGGGACTAGATAATTATAGGAATTGTCCACTGGATCACTATCAAGACTCCAATTTTTCATGGTAACAATTACACCACCAAGATCTGAATAAGGTGTAGACTGAGTTTTAACCGATAGAACAGTCTCTCCAGTCCATGGATAAAGCCCTATCATTGATGCAAAACCAGAACCACTAGTTAAACCTGAGCTGCTAAAATCGTTATATGGACTGGGTAAACTACTCACAGTTGTCATAGAACCATCACTATTCAATCTTAATATTCTTTGAATATTGTTTATCGCTCCATAAACGTCAGAATCTTCTCCCATAACATATAAAGTTCCATCAGCGGCTTCATAACCACCATTCAAAATGGTTATTGAATTAGGTAAATCTTTTGATATCCAGGTATCAACGATATCCATAGTTGCAGTGCTGAACGTAAATGCTCCATTCGTGGTTGTAGCGAGGATCTTGGCTCCATTTTCAATAGGATACAATTGCTGAACTGTATATGGAAAACTGTAGCTAGGAAATACTGTTGAAGGTGCGACTTCAACATAATCAACAACCGTAGAACTAAATCCATCCAATTTGATTATCAGTTTACCTGTAGTGGCTGCAGGATTTGCATAGCAGAAGAAATAAATATAACCATTTAAATAATCAGTATAAATTCTACCACCATTGCTTCCACTCGGAGTAAACACCGACTCAATATCTATTGACTGTATGATACTTTGTGCATCTAAAGAATACTCAGGTGTTGTATTAACACTATCAAAATCCATCGCATATATAGTAAAAAGATTTATGTTCATATCTTCTGCTGACATAAAAATGACATAGGGATCAGTAAGATTGACGTCTCCTACAACTGCACCCGGAGCACCTCGACTTTCATACTGATACTCTATAAATAATCCTTTATACTCAACACTGACTGTTAATGGTTGACTTGGGTATTCCCAGTCAATAGGTCCATAAACCAGATGGCCGTTCTCATCAGATGAATTTGATGTATAAATGAAACCATCACCTGTATCAGCACCAACTGTTGCTCCCTTCAGAGGAACTGTTCCGGAAGTAATAGTCATATCAACAAAGAATTCAGGTTTTGCTGTTAATGAGAATTCAGTTCTATTCTCAATCAAGGCCTTTTTATTTCGAGCGAACTCCAGCTCCTCTCCTGAATAATCCATATAAAACTTCGTATACCCATCCCAGTCCTCTGTGGTAACAACAAAAGAAAAGTTACCATTTGCATCTGTTGTCACAGTCGTTGTTGCATCTATCTCTAGGCTTTGTGCTCCAACAGCCAAACCTGCAGAATCAACCAAAGTCCCCTGAACCGTATACTCAGAATATGCCAGAGTCATATCAGTACTATTGCCACCAGGATTGATATCTACAACAACAGTATTAGAACAGAGCGGCAGGTCAATCAGTCCAAGACTGACTTCCAGCTGGACTCCCTGTCCAACAGGTAATTGATCAAGGGTATGGGTAACATCGGATAGGCCATCCAGGTCAGCTTCACCTTCAATAACCTGACCATTTTGATAGGTCAAAGTAATAGTTAGAAGAATTGATTCGGGATGAATAACCCGGCTCAAGGATTGACCATCTTCCGTATCAGGCAGATCCATGGCTATATATAGGTAGTTTCCTACAGGTCCGTTCAGCTGTGCTCCATCCCTACAGGAGACAAGCAGCAGAAAAACTGAGGCTGTAAGTAAAAAAACTCTTGAAAGCTTCATATTAAATCCTTCAAATCATTCAAATGATTTCAACAACTGTATTATATAATTATACTGGCAATATTCAGTTTTTCAATTTAGAAATGATTAATAATAGATTAGGTAAACCATCCGTACCTTTTTTATATATTCGATGGTCTTTTCAAGACCAGATATTAAATTTGTTTCAGGCTGCCAGTGGATGATGTCTTTTGCGGATTCAAGATCCGGTCTTCTCTGACAGGGATCATCCTCGGGTAGGTCTTCAAACACTATGGTTGAGTTGCTTTCTGTCATCTCCCTGATAAGAAGAGCAAGATTCAGCATGGAGATCTCTTCTGCTCTGCCCAGATTGAGAGGACCCGAAAATTCTGATTCCAGATTCATAAACCTGATAAGCCCATCTATTAGATCATCCACATAACAGAACGATCTTGTCTGAGTTCCTCTGCCATATACTGTGATCTCCTTATTCTGCAGGGCCTGTATTATAAAGTTGGTGATGACTCTGCCGTCATAAGGGAGCATACCGGGACCATAGGTATTGAAAATTCGAACCAGTTTAATGGGGAGTTCATATTTCCTTTTGAAATCGAAGAAGAGACATTCGGCGCTGCGTTTACCTTCGTCATAGCAGGAGCGGGATCCGATGGGATTCACATTCCCCCAGTACGATTCCTTTTGAGGAATCAGCTGAGGATCACCATAAACTTCCGATGTGGATGCCTGAAGAACCGGAACATTGAGAGATCTTGCAAGTTCAAGAAT from Oceanispirochaeta sp. M1 harbors:
- a CDS encoding diguanylate cyclase; the encoded protein is MESQYSLADAGVSQPESEQKRIRDLVQLVSAFSASVTLLSIIAFAFLRLQIGIILGLSILPVYLLSVFLSKKIKLRVASNFLIISFITHISVTSLFIFPREYGFHYCLLVIPSLIWIIFGKRQIEKPIYASISLLFFYLAEYTDLFNPIITSLDYHRLFHMFSIMSFNLGTIIGMRYYVHYINRDTNKLSKLACTDGLTGLENKRFLEQTGELDFDMIRRAGKNLSVLMIDLDHFKAVNDNYGHDAGDNILREVGKTLKSSFRSADRVCRFGGEEFIVLLKGTGPQDSLRIAEELRQKIENLEFPVYAGLKLTTSIGIAHMSDEDASLKKMTLRADKALYYAKEAGRNCVKNDQNSSMPSSQCI
- a CDS encoding UDP-glucuronic acid decarboxylase family protein, which translates into the protein MKRIIVTGGAGFIGTHLCRTLLSQGNEVLCVDNFSTGTRQGIKELEKDHHFSIMEHDICLPFNAEADEIYNFACPASPVFYQKDPVQTMKTNVVGSLNILELARSLNVPVLQASTSEVYGDPQLIPQKESYWGNVNPIGSRSCYDEGKRSAECLFFDFKRKYELPIKLVRIFNTYGPGMLPYDGRVITNFIIQALQNKEITVYGRGTQTRSFCYVDDLIDGLIRFMNLESEFSGPLNLGRAEEISMLNLALLIREMTESNSTIVFEDLPEDDPCQRRPDLESAKDIIHWQPETNLISGLEKTIEYIKKVRMVYLIYY